A genomic window from Brevibacillus agri includes:
- a CDS encoding ATP-binding protein, producing the protein MAKIEIIKSMLSEDEENAHGWLLLGLEHAEQGDRTAALQAFTKALTYGNEKITGKIAAELHKLQGESTFFPAEKGSEFWQPSTYGSTPAVRNQGMETSDGRETAKHAERFDSTIRYHSVGGLHPIKAAIHDTLFAPTGQLERQAEFVRQKGVLLYGPPGCGKSLLAKATAGEYGAHFLRLPATQRGEAVLDRAGSAASSLLWPAASRESTLLAFWDELDGTHCQPGVFSNYSSPQPVEKWLSQLAELGSRLLILGATNVPWEIDPAWMRESGFAHLLFVGPPDRAAREDIFRLKLKGRPAEPLDYSQLAGWTEFYSGADIEYVVELATEQVLHDVWTKGIERPIQMSDLRESIAATRPTTIEWLRTIKEQLPTINTDGDYAAVEQYLAMHRRI; encoded by the coding sequence ATGGCGAAAATAGAGATCATAAAAAGCATGCTGAGCGAGGACGAGGAAAATGCCCATGGATGGCTTCTGTTGGGGTTGGAGCATGCGGAGCAGGGGGATCGCACGGCAGCATTGCAGGCTTTTACGAAAGCTCTCACGTATGGAAACGAGAAGATAACAGGCAAAATTGCGGCAGAATTGCATAAGCTGCAAGGAGAATCCACGTTTTTTCCAGCGGAAAAAGGGAGCGAGTTTTGGCAACCCTCTACATACGGTTCGACGCCCGCTGTGCGGAATCAGGGGATGGAGACGAGCGATGGGCGTGAAACTGCGAAACACGCGGAGCGATTCGATAGCACGATCCGCTATCACTCGGTTGGCGGCTTGCATCCTATCAAAGCGGCGATTCACGATACGCTTTTCGCTCCCACCGGGCAGTTGGAGCGGCAGGCTGAATTTGTCCGGCAAAAGGGCGTGCTGCTTTACGGCCCACCAGGGTGCGGCAAGTCGTTGCTCGCCAAAGCGACGGCCGGGGAGTACGGCGCTCACTTTCTGCGATTGCCTGCAACACAGAGAGGAGAGGCTGTATTGGACAGGGCTGGTTCCGCTGCGTCTTCTCTCTTATGGCCTGCTGCTTCAAGAGAATCGACGCTTCTCGCTTTTTGGGACGAGCTGGATGGGACGCATTGCCAGCCGGGCGTTTTTTCCAACTATAGCAGCCCCCAGCCTGTTGAAAAGTGGCTTTCGCAGCTAGCAGAGCTGGGGAGCAGGCTGCTCATTTTGGGAGCGACAAATGTGCCATGGGAAATCGACCCCGCTTGGATGCGGGAAAGCGGCTTTGCGCACCTGCTTTTTGTCGGGCCACCTGACCGGGCCGCGCGAGAAGATATTTTTCGCCTGAAGTTGAAAGGCCGCCCCGCTGAGCCGCTTGATTACTCGCAACTGGCGGGATGGACCGAGTTTTATTCGGGAGCGGATATTGAATACGTGGTGGAGCTTGCGACCGAGCAAGTTTTGCATGACGTCTGGACAAAAGGCATCGAAAGACCGATCCAAATGAGCGACCTGCGCGAGTCGATCGCGGCTACTCGACCGACGACAATCGAGTGGCTCAGGACAATCAAGGAGCAGTTGCCAACGATCAACACAGATGGCGATTATGCGGCTGTGGAACAATATCTCGCTATGCATCGGCGCATTTAA
- the kynB gene encoding arylformamidase — translation MKLYDISRPLTAATPTWPGDTAYRYTVNWPKAESGSVNVGKLVMSIHTGTHVDAPFHFDDAGKKTLELPLDLYVGAARVVDVSGRASIGADDLAGVDLSGVTRLLLKTLSWSDPEQFPAEICYLRPDLPPYLAERGIRLLGVDVPSVDPLASKELPAHHGLHQNGIYILEGLLLDAIEPGDYELIALPLALADADGSPVRAILRR, via the coding sequence ATGAAGCTGTACGACATATCTCGCCCGCTAACGGCAGCTACGCCGACCTGGCCAGGTGATACCGCTTATCGTTATACCGTAAACTGGCCGAAGGCAGAGAGCGGCTCTGTCAATGTAGGAAAGCTCGTGATGAGCATCCATACGGGGACACATGTAGATGCTCCTTTTCATTTTGACGATGCGGGCAAAAAGACGCTTGAATTGCCGCTCGATCTGTATGTGGGAGCGGCGCGAGTCGTAGATGTGTCGGGACGCGCGAGCATTGGCGCTGACGATTTGGCGGGAGTCGATCTGTCAGGCGTGACGCGTTTGCTGCTGAAAACGTTGTCGTGGTCCGACCCCGAGCAGTTTCCCGCAGAGATATGCTACCTTCGCCCTGATTTGCCGCCGTATTTGGCCGAGAGAGGCATCCGGCTGCTCGGCGTGGATGTGCCTTCTGTCGACCCGCTGGCCAGCAAGGAGCTGCCCGCTCATCACGGCTTGCACCAGAATGGCATCTATATTTTGGAAGGACTTTTGCTGGACGCGATCGAGCCTGGCGACTACGAGCTGATTGCCCTGCCGCTCGCCCTGGCCGATGCCGATGGCAGCCCGGTCCGCGCCATCCTCCGCCGCTAA